Proteins encoded in a region of the Verrucomicrobiota bacterium genome:
- a CDS encoding terpene cyclase/mutase family protein, whose product MEVERMYVKGMQYLARSQNTEGHWPDRSYGSEPAVVGLAVLSMLAHGDDPNFGPYQSSIGRGLDFILKQMNQQTGYIGRSMYNHGFACLALAEAYGAVDDPRLGPALEKAVSLILNSQAKNPFGAWRYSPESTDADTTVSGAQMVALFAARNAGINVPEAAIKKGLSFFSNCQTSDGGYGYTAGTSANAARTAIGCVILALAKDKNSKAFQAASNFLKNAPLESSYYHYYLYYASQAFFHISPEQWQTWNRRNIKTLASTQNPDGSWDGQFGPTFATSASLLSLALNYRFLPIYER is encoded by the coding sequence ATGGAAGTGGAGCGGATGTACGTGAAAGGCATGCAATATCTGGCGCGCAGCCAGAATACCGAGGGCCACTGGCCGGACCGCTCTTACGGAAGCGAGCCGGCCGTCGTGGGGCTGGCCGTGCTCAGCATGCTGGCCCACGGCGACGATCCGAATTTCGGCCCGTATCAGAGTTCGATCGGCCGAGGTCTCGACTTCATTCTGAAACAGATGAACCAGCAGACCGGATACATCGGCCGGTCGATGTACAATCACGGTTTCGCATGCCTGGCGCTCGCGGAAGCTTACGGCGCTGTGGATGATCCCCGGCTGGGCCCGGCCCTGGAGAAGGCGGTCAGCTTGATTCTGAATTCGCAGGCCAAAAATCCGTTCGGCGCCTGGCGTTATTCTCCGGAAAGCACCGATGCCGACACCACCGTGAGCGGCGCGCAAATGGTGGCGTTGTTCGCGGCGCGCAACGCCGGGATCAACGTGCCGGAAGCGGCGATCAAAAAGGGGCTGAGCTTCTTCTCGAATTGCCAGACGTCGGACGGCGGCTACGGCTACACGGCCGGGACTTCGGCCAACGCCGCGCGCACCGCCATTGGCTGCGTGATCCTGGCGCTGGCGAAGGACAAGAATTCGAAAGCGTTCCAGGCCGCGTCGAATTTCCTGAAGAACGCCCCGTTGGAATCGAGCTATTACCATTACTACCTTTACTACGCGTCGCAGGCTTTCTTTCACATTTCGCCGGAGCAGTGGCAAACCTGGAACCGAAGAAACATCAAGACGCTCGCTTCGACGCAGAATCCTGATGGAAGTTGGGACGGCCAGTTCGGTCCGACGTTTGCGACGTCGGCATCCCTCCTTTCGCTGGCTTTGAATTACCGGTTTCTCCCGATTTATGAGCGGTAA